In Desulfoferula mesophila, the genomic window CCCGGTGACCCTGGGCCACGAGTTCGTGGGCGAGGTGGCCGAGCTGGGCCCGGAGGTCACGGGATGGTCCCGGGGCCAGGCCGTGGTCAGCGAGAGCCAGTCCTCTTCCTGCGGCGCCTGCGAATACTGCCTGGCCGGCCAGAGCAACGTCTGCCCGGAGCGCCTGGCCTACGGCTACGGGGTGGACGGGGGCATGGCCGAGTACGCCCTGGTGCGGGCTTCGGGCCTGCACGCCCTGCCCCACGGGGTGGGCTTCAAGCAGGGGGCCATGGTGGAGCCCCTGGCCGTGGCGGTGCACGCGGTGCTGGAGCGGGGCGTGACCCCGGACCAGGGGCCCGTCTTGGTCAGCGGGCCCGGCCCCATCGGGCTGTTGGTGCTACTGGTGCTGGGCCTGAGCCGGACCCCGGTCCTGGTGTGCGGCACCAGCAAGGACCGGGTCCGCCTGGAGTTGGCCGAGCGCCTGGGAGCCAAGGCCACGGTCATGGTGGACCGCGAGGACCTGGGCCAGGCGGCCGAGGAGTTCACCCAGGGCAAGGGCTTCGCCGCAGCCTGGGAGTGCTCCGGCGCGGGTCCGGCCCTGAGCGCGGCTCTAAGGCTGGTGCGCCGCCAGGGATCGCTGGTGCAGGTGGGCCTCAACGGGGGCGTGCCCAGCCTGGACCT contains:
- a CDS encoding zinc-dependent alcohol dehydrogenase, whose product is MKALRKLAGGEGHVELVDIPTPQPGPGQVLVKVKSVGICGTDLHVWEGRFDKVRPPVTLGHEFVGEVAELGPEVTGWSRGQAVVSESQSSSCGACEYCLAGQSNVCPERLAYGYGVDGGMAEYALVRASGLHALPHGVGFKQGAMVEPLAVAVHAVLERGVTPDQGPVLVSGPGPIGLLVLLVLGLSRTPVLVCGTSKDRVRLELAERLGAKATVMVDREDLGQAAEEFTQGKGFAAAWECSGAGPALSAALRLVRRQGSLVQVGLNGGVPSLDLDQLTLKELTLRGAFVHNRGTWERSLELLGQGALDLTPLITAEMPLSVWLDAFELSRDQVGIKYLLSPGE